The Rana temporaria chromosome 4, aRanTem1.1, whole genome shotgun sequence genome contains a region encoding:
- the NRROS gene encoding transforming growth factor beta activator LRRC33, whose amino-acid sequence MAIVSLWYSFGCMYLILLQWRYSADGKKIFSQSGCQLVSRMADCRHLKLLSVPQDLPSHIQEILLDFNHLKHLGKNTFQRYNGLINLSLRSNSLILLEKDIFQDTVKLESLSLQNNTISSDYTQVGTGLLSASSLKWLDLSRNNLNGDMVTTLLKNLTSLEYLNLDYNVIMRLDDSIFVGLDSLRELSLQGNYIYEIEVGTFDRLKKLKTLNLSFNLLPCIVDFSLIQLKVLNLSFNHIEWFLSREVDADFQLEKLDISHNQLFYFPLLPKKHHLHTLLLSDNSMKFYTHLFNDNSSFVDYLILDNNTSSTITVNLWEGSISSNLSSLQIMDISRNQFNYLPDDFFTNMTALSELKLSWNCLDTFDMSHGRISNVLKNLDLSNNNLWELKIDTSSQIFPQLLYLNLSKNRLQDLPQKIFHTMTRLDTLDLSHNLIQLCSHLDSAAEDQACVDLKTGSIRHLQLAGCDLNLDTQNVFQGTELTHLDISYNPLRGLYFLKDTVRTLKFLSLRNSSSFIDRIDFSDFSSLATLDLSENSLTTFPESLTYLPLQHLDVRKNKLISIPLSGSYQPLTRNLNTVFLSENPFDCCKLSWLEILRASRSIIIPDFQEMTCNFSNIYMTVPELPETVLHSCKWKSGGTLLSVLLTVPVSVTLLVALLLLCLTFKQPVLKVLKRRFRMSSSY is encoded by the exons ATGGCCATTGTGTCTCTCTGGTACTCATTTGGCTGTATGTACCTGATTTTATTACAGTGGAGATACAGTGCTGATGGAAAAAAGATTTTCTCACAAAGTGGCTGCCAGTTG GTTTCCAGAATGGCAGACTGCAGACACCTAAAGCTCTTGTCTGTGCCTCAAGACCTTCCCTCTCATATCCAAGAAATACTTTTAGATTTCAACCACCTTAAACACTTGGGTAAAAACACATTCCAGCGGTACAATGGTCTGATCAATTTGAGCTTGAGATCCAACAGCTTAATTCTTTTAGAGAAGGATATCTTCCAAGATACAGTAAAGCTAGAGTCATTATCACTACAGAATAACACTATCTCCTCTGACTACACTCAGGTCGGCACAGGCTTGCTATCTGCTTCATCTCTTAAGTGGCTGGATCTGTCTAGAAATAATCTTAATGGAGACATGGTGACTACCCTTCTTAAGAACTTAACCTCACTGGAGTACCTTAATTTGGATTATAATGTTATCATGCGATTGGATGATTCCATCTTTGTAGGACTTGATTCCCTGAGGGAGCTGAGCCTTCAGGGTAATTATATTTATGAGATTGAAGTGGGGACATTCGACCGTCTTAAAAAACTTAAAACGTTAAACCTTTCCTTTAACCTATTGCCATGCATTGTGGACTTCAGCCTGATACAGCTCAAGGTTCTCAATCTCAGCTTTAACCATATTGAATGGTTCCTGTCACGAGAAGTTGATGCTGACTTTCAACTGGAGAAGCTGGACATTTCCCACAACCAACTGTTCTACTTTCCACTCTTGCCAAAAAAACATCACCTCCACACACTGCTGCTCTCTGACAATAGCATGAAATTTTACACTCATTTATTCAATGACAACTCATCCTTTGTTGATTATCTTATATTGGATAACAATACAAGCAGTACAATTACTGTAAATTTATGGGAAGGGTCTATCTCAAGCAATCTCTCTAGTTTACAAATTATGGATATAAGCAGAAATCAGTTTAACTATTTACCAGATGATTTTTTTACCAACATGACTGCCTTGTCTGAACTCAAGCTTAGCTGGAACTGCTTAGATACATTTGACATGTCACATGGGCGCATCTCAAATGTTCTTAAAAATCTAGACCTCAGTAACAATAATTTGTGGGAGCTAAAAATTGATACCAGCTCTCAAATCTTTCCACAGTTACTTTACCTTAATCTGAGCAAGAACAGACTTCAGGACCTTCCTCAGAAAATCTTCCACACCATGACCAGGTTAGACACTTTGGACTTAAGCCATAACCTGATTCAACTGTGTTCTCATCTGGATTCTGCTGCTGAAGATCAGGCTTGTGTGGACCTTAAGACAGGATCTATTAGGCATCTTCAACTAGCCGGCTGTGATTTAAATTTGGACACTCAGAATGTTTTCCAAGGCACAGAATTAACACATCTGGACATTTCATATAACCCTTTAAGAGgcctttattttttaaaggacaCTGTCAGAACGCTAAAATTCCTTTCACTTCGAAATAGCTCATCCTTCATTGATAGAATCGATTTCTCAGACTTTTCAAGTTTGGCTACTCTTGACCTCTCAGAAAACAGTCTCACAACATTCCCTGAATCTTTGACTTATCTGCCCCTTCAGCATTTGGATGTCCGAAAAAACAAACTCATTTCAATACCCTTGTCTGGTTCTTATCAGCCACTCACAAGGAACCTTAACACTGTATTTCTAAGTGAAAACCCATTTGATTGCTGTAAACTGAGCTGGCTTGAAATACTTAGGGCATCCAGAAGTATCATTATCCCAGATTTCCAAGAAATGACTTGTAATTTCTCCAATATCTATATGACTGTGCCAGAGTTACCTGAGACTGTTCTTCATAGCTGCAAGTGGAAATCTGGTGGCACCTTATTGTCTGTGTTGCTCACTGTGCCTGTCTCTGTAACCTTGCTTGTAGCACTCCTTCTCTTGTGTCTTACATTCAAACAGCCAGTACTAAAAGTGTTAAAAAGACGTTTTAGAATGTCTTCCAGTTACTGA